From Streptomyces chrestomyceticus JCM 4735, one genomic window encodes:
- a CDS encoding alkaline phosphatase D family protein, translating to MTDHDQISRRTAVTAAAASAALLPFAAPARAAQTGTDARPRTDAQVFRHGVASGDPLPDGVLLWTRVTPEPGAVPGSGRGPDTVVDWEVATDQDFGSVVARGTATTTASADHTVKVDVRGLAPATAYYYRFTAAGIHSPVGRTRTAPAHDAKAGNIRFGVVSCANWEAGYFSAYRHLAARRDLDAVLHLGDYLYEYATGGFPASKKVVRQHSPTHEIITLADYRTRHGVHKTDPDLRALHAAHPMIAIWDDHEFADNAWSGGAVNHTPGTEGDWAARMASAKRAYFEWMPVRTSVAGTTYRRLRFGKLADLHLLDLRTFRDEQVKPGSGKVDDPDRTITGRAQLGWLKTGLERSDTAWRLVGTSVMISQVAFGSVPAHLLAPLAELLGLPKEGLAVNTDQWDGYTDDRRELLTHLRDRGIGNTVFLTGDIHMAWANEVPVKAATYPATPPVATEFVVTSVTSDNVDDFLHVAPHTVSLAGVAAVRAANRHVKWLDMDSHGYGVLDVSAERTQMDYFTVSDRTDPHATTALARSYRTLSGTQRVERVRQPVR from the coding sequence GTGACCGATCATGACCAGATATCACGTCGCACCGCCGTCACGGCAGCGGCCGCCTCCGCCGCCCTGCTGCCCTTCGCCGCCCCCGCCCGCGCCGCTCAGACCGGTACGGACGCCCGGCCCCGTACGGACGCCCAGGTCTTCCGGCACGGCGTGGCCTCCGGCGACCCGCTCCCGGACGGCGTCCTGCTGTGGACCCGGGTCACGCCCGAGCCCGGCGCGGTGCCCGGCTCCGGCCGCGGCCCGGACACCGTGGTGGACTGGGAAGTGGCGACCGACCAGGACTTCGGCTCGGTGGTCGCGAGGGGAACCGCGACCACCACCGCCTCGGCCGACCACACCGTAAAAGTCGACGTACGCGGTCTGGCACCGGCCACCGCCTACTACTACCGCTTCACCGCCGCCGGCATCCACTCCCCCGTGGGCCGCACCCGCACCGCCCCCGCCCACGACGCGAAGGCCGGCAACATCCGCTTCGGCGTCGTCTCCTGCGCCAACTGGGAGGCGGGCTACTTCTCCGCGTACCGGCACCTGGCGGCCCGCCGCGACCTGGACGCGGTCCTGCACCTCGGCGACTACCTCTACGAGTACGCGACCGGCGGCTTCCCCGCCTCGAAGAAGGTCGTACGGCAGCACTCCCCCACCCACGAGATCATCACCCTCGCCGACTACCGCACCCGGCACGGCGTCCACAAGACCGACCCCGACCTCCGGGCCCTGCACGCCGCGCATCCGATGATCGCGATCTGGGACGACCACGAATTCGCCGACAACGCCTGGTCCGGCGGCGCCGTGAACCACACCCCCGGCACCGAGGGCGACTGGGCGGCGCGGATGGCCTCCGCCAAGCGCGCCTACTTCGAGTGGATGCCCGTACGGACCTCCGTCGCGGGCACCACCTACCGCCGGCTGCGCTTCGGCAAGCTCGCCGATCTGCACCTGCTCGATCTGCGTACGTTCCGGGACGAACAGGTCAAGCCGGGCAGTGGGAAGGTGGACGACCCGGACCGTACGATCACCGGGCGCGCCCAGTTGGGCTGGCTCAAGACCGGACTGGAACGCTCGGACACCGCCTGGCGGCTGGTCGGCACCTCCGTGATGATCTCCCAGGTCGCCTTCGGCTCCGTACCGGCCCACCTGCTGGCGCCGCTCGCCGAACTCCTCGGCCTGCCCAAGGAGGGCCTGGCCGTCAACACCGACCAGTGGGACGGCTACACCGACGACCGGCGCGAGCTGCTGACCCACCTGCGCGACCGCGGCATCGGCAACACCGTCTTCCTGACCGGCGACATCCACATGGCGTGGGCCAACGAGGTGCCGGTGAAGGCCGCGACCTACCCGGCCACGCCGCCGGTCGCCACCGAGTTCGTGGTCACCTCGGTCACCTCCGACAACGTGGACGACTTCCTGCACGTCGCCCCGCACACCGTCTCGCTGGCAGGCGTCGCCGCGGTCCGGGCCGCCAACCGCCATGTGAAGTGGCTGGACATGGACTCGCACGGCTACGGCGTCCTGGACGTCAGCGCCGAGCGCACGCAGATGGACTACTTCACCGTCTCCGACCGGACCGACCCGCACGCCACCACCGCACTGGCACGCTCCTACCGGACCCTGTCGGGCACCCAGCGGGTGGAGCGGGTCCGGCAGCCGGTGCGCTGA
- a CDS encoding thioredoxin domain-containing protein, translated as MSNRNSQANKQAARERLRVERERQKKKEKVRRQLTVGGSIVAVLAVAGGIGVAVANSGGGDSGGGSAKWSDAASAKLVQPANTSGKNGTEIIVGKKDAKHTLSLFEDARCPGCAGFEQNVGETIQKDLKAGKYKASIHLGTFLDNNLQGTGSKNALSAMGAALNVSPDAFLKFKEALFSKEYHPEETGPDKFADNNYLIKVADTVPALKGNAKFQDAVKAGTYNRWAMEMSEAFNGFKDVKSTPTVKMDDTVLGTDSANGKVAPSTPDAFTAEVDKAMKG; from the coding sequence ATGAGCAACCGCAACAGCCAGGCCAACAAGCAGGCAGCCCGCGAGCGGCTGCGCGTCGAGCGCGAGCGGCAGAAGAAGAAGGAGAAGGTCCGCCGGCAGTTGACCGTCGGCGGTTCGATCGTCGCCGTGCTGGCCGTCGCGGGCGGCATCGGCGTCGCCGTGGCCAACTCGGGCGGCGGCGACTCGGGCGGCGGCTCCGCCAAGTGGTCCGACGCGGCGAGCGCCAAGCTCGTCCAGCCGGCCAACACCTCCGGCAAGAACGGCACGGAGATCATCGTCGGCAAGAAGGACGCCAAGCACACGCTGTCGCTCTTCGAGGACGCCCGCTGCCCGGGCTGCGCGGGCTTCGAGCAGAACGTCGGCGAGACGATCCAGAAGGACCTGAAGGCCGGCAAGTACAAGGCCTCCATCCACCTGGGCACCTTCCTGGACAACAACCTCCAGGGCACCGGCTCCAAGAACGCGCTCAGCGCGATGGGCGCCGCGCTGAACGTGAGCCCGGACGCGTTCCTGAAGTTCAAGGAGGCGCTGTTCTCGAAGGAGTACCACCCGGAGGAGACCGGTCCGGACAAGTTCGCCGACAACAACTACCTGATCAAGGTCGCCGACACGGTGCCCGCGCTGAAGGGCAACGCCAAGTTCCAGGACGCGGTGAAGGCCGGTACGTACAACCGCTGGGCGATGGAGATGTCCGAGGCGTTCAACGGCTTCAAGGACGTCAAGAGCACGCCGACGGTCAAGATGGACGACACGGTGCTGGGCACCGACTCCGCGAACGGCAAGGTCGCGCCGTCCACGCCGGACGCCTTCACCGCCGAGGTCGACAAGGCCATGAAGGGCTGA
- a CDS encoding Na+/H+ antiporter, giving the protein MDQLALMFVLLLGAVVMVPVGDRLGLPSPVLMTLAGAVLALLPFVPNVEVPPEFILPLVLPPLLYAAVQRTSWRQFTANIRPIFLLAVALVFATTAAVAAVAHAVVPGMPIAAAVVLGALVAPPDPVAATAVAGKLGLPRRMVSILEGEGLFNDVTAIVLYHVALAAAVSGSFSVPSAVGSLVLSAVVAIAVGLVLGWITNKLMGLLGDPTLQIGLTLLVPFVAYVLAEEFEGSGVLAVLTTALFLAEYAVDADDVMGRLAGYTFWEIVDTLVTGVAFGLIGLELHNVIKVASGRWGEMLGIGAAVVVVVVGVRLLWLLPAAWLAKRMHKRRDFDEDIPLSWRETVIMWWSGMRGVASVALALAIPYTIDGGKDFPARDEILFIAFAVVLSGLVVQGLSLPTLVKKLRVKADSEAEEKLEHELALRVIKASKRRLKEILEVEELPEEISEQLARRAYDMGARIAPDIVDDDRREHFEKRITRMKKVQSIQSEMLSAARHEVLAARSEPGADPEIVDRVLRQLDMRSLRGAPLP; this is encoded by the coding sequence TCCTACTTCTCGGGGCCGTGGTCATGGTCCCGGTCGGTGACCGGCTGGGCCTGCCGTCGCCGGTCCTGATGACGCTCGCGGGCGCGGTGCTGGCACTGCTGCCGTTCGTGCCGAACGTGGAGGTACCGCCGGAGTTCATCCTCCCGCTGGTGCTGCCACCCCTGCTCTACGCCGCCGTGCAGCGCACCTCCTGGCGGCAGTTCACGGCCAACATCCGGCCCATCTTCCTGCTGGCGGTGGCCCTGGTCTTCGCGACCACGGCCGCCGTCGCCGCCGTGGCGCACGCCGTCGTCCCCGGGATGCCGATCGCCGCCGCGGTGGTGCTCGGCGCGCTCGTCGCACCGCCCGACCCGGTCGCCGCGACCGCCGTCGCGGGCAAGCTGGGGCTGCCCCGCCGCATGGTCTCCATCCTGGAGGGCGAGGGGCTGTTCAACGACGTCACCGCGATCGTGCTCTACCACGTCGCGCTCGCCGCCGCCGTCAGCGGCTCCTTCTCGGTGCCCTCAGCGGTCGGCTCGCTGGTGCTGTCCGCGGTGGTCGCGATAGCGGTCGGCCTGGTGCTGGGCTGGATCACCAACAAGCTGATGGGCCTGCTGGGCGACCCGACGCTGCAGATCGGCCTGACGCTGCTGGTGCCGTTCGTCGCGTACGTCCTCGCCGAGGAGTTCGAGGGCTCCGGGGTGCTGGCGGTGCTGACCACCGCGCTGTTCCTCGCCGAGTACGCGGTGGACGCCGACGACGTGATGGGCCGGCTGGCCGGCTACACCTTCTGGGAGATCGTCGACACCCTCGTCACCGGTGTCGCCTTCGGGCTGATCGGCCTGGAGCTGCACAACGTCATCAAGGTGGCCTCCGGCCGCTGGGGCGAGATGCTCGGCATCGGCGCCGCCGTCGTGGTGGTCGTGGTGGGCGTCCGGCTGCTGTGGCTGCTGCCCGCCGCCTGGCTGGCCAAGCGGATGCACAAGCGCCGCGACTTCGACGAGGACATCCCGCTGAGCTGGCGGGAGACCGTGATCATGTGGTGGTCCGGGATGCGCGGTGTGGCGTCCGTCGCACTGGCCCTGGCCATCCCGTACACGATCGACGGCGGCAAGGACTTCCCGGCCCGGGACGAGATCCTGTTCATCGCCTTCGCCGTGGTGCTCTCCGGCCTCGTCGTCCAGGGCCTGTCGCTGCCGACCCTGGTCAAGAAGCTGCGGGTGAAGGCCGACTCGGAGGCCGAGGAGAAGCTGGAGCACGAGCTGGCGCTCCGGGTGATCAAGGCGTCCAAGCGGCGCCTGAAGGAGATCCTGGAGGTCGAGGAGCTGCCGGAGGAGATCAGCGAGCAGCTCGCCCGGCGCGCCTACGACATGGGCGCCCGCATCGCGCCGGACATCGTGGACGACGACCGGCGGGAGCACTTCGAGAAGCGCATCACCCGGATGAAGAAGGTGCAGAGCATCCAGAGCGAGATGCTCTCGGCCGCCCGCCACGAGGTGCTGGCGGCGCGCAGCGAGCCGGGCGCCGACCCGGAGATCGTGGACCGGGTGCTGCGCCAACTGGACATGCGCAGTCTGCGGGGTGCTCCGCTGCCGTAG
- a CDS encoding mechanosensitive ion channel family protein: MEDVLRPLIVVGGSIVVTLILGWLADLALRRADTARPDTPLWGLLRRCRVPLQVVLVTALLRGLYDRTGLAFIEDHEAGLGQILSLVLIAATAWLAVRASAAIVESSYSRYAAGARDAARVRRVRTQVTLIQRVVTAVVIVVAAASMLLTFPKMQTVGQSMLASAGLVGIVAGVAAQSTLGNLFAGLQIAFGDMVRIGDTVVVDKEWGTVEEITLTFLTVRTWDERRITMPVSYFTSKPFENWSRGGAQMTGTVFFHLDHAAPVEKMRERLHEILQNSTDWDGRGWSLVVTDTTPTTIQVRALVTARDSDSIWSVRCEVRERMIDWLRAEHPYALPRVVTAAAPDSGEDPARLAPADGERRPGTLDKGPGLDG; this comes from the coding sequence ATGGAGGACGTGCTTCGTCCGCTCATCGTCGTAGGCGGCTCGATAGTCGTGACGCTCATCCTGGGCTGGCTGGCCGACCTGGCACTGCGCCGGGCCGACACGGCCCGCCCGGACACGCCACTGTGGGGCCTCCTGCGGCGCTGCCGCGTCCCCCTGCAGGTGGTGCTGGTGACCGCGCTGCTGCGCGGTCTCTACGACAGAACAGGGCTGGCGTTCATCGAGGACCACGAAGCGGGCCTCGGCCAGATCCTCTCCCTCGTCCTGATCGCGGCCACCGCCTGGCTCGCCGTCCGGGCGTCGGCGGCCATCGTGGAGTCCTCGTACTCCCGGTACGCGGCGGGCGCGCGGGACGCGGCCCGGGTCCGGCGGGTCCGTACCCAGGTCACCCTGATCCAGCGGGTGGTCACGGCGGTCGTCATCGTCGTCGCCGCGGCCTCGATGCTGCTGACCTTCCCGAAGATGCAGACGGTCGGCCAGTCCATGCTGGCCTCGGCGGGACTGGTCGGCATCGTGGCCGGTGTCGCCGCGCAGTCCACCCTCGGCAACCTCTTCGCCGGCCTGCAGATCGCCTTCGGTGACATGGTGCGCATCGGGGACACGGTGGTCGTGGACAAGGAGTGGGGCACGGTCGAGGAGATCACCCTGACCTTCCTGACCGTACGGACCTGGGACGAGCGGCGGATCACCATGCCCGTGTCCTACTTCACCAGCAAGCCGTTCGAGAACTGGTCGCGCGGCGGCGCGCAGATGACCGGCACGGTCTTCTTCCACCTCGACCACGCGGCCCCCGTGGAGAAGATGCGGGAGCGGCTGCACGAGATCCTGCAGAACAGCACCGACTGGGACGGCCGCGGCTGGAGCCTGGTGGTCACCGACACCACACCGACCACCATCCAGGTACGCGCCCTGGTCACCGCCCGCGACTCGGACTCCATCTGGTCGGTGCGCTGCGAGGTCCGCGAGCGGATGATCGACTGGCTGCGCGCGGAACACCCGTACGCGCTGCCGAGGGTGGTCACCGCCGCCGCTCCCGACAGCGGGGAGGACCCCGCCCGGCTGGCGCCGGCGGACGGGGAGCGGCGCCCGGGCACCCTGGACAAGGGACCGGGCCTGGACGGCTGA
- a CDS encoding thioredoxin domain-containing protein has protein sequence MSDRNSQASKQAARERIRAERERQKKKEKIRRQLVVGASVLGVLVIAGGIGFGIMKANEPTGWEAAKEADLVKPANTSGKNGTEIVIGKPEAKETLEVFEDIRCPACAGFEQSAGPALLKGMEDGRYKIRFTMYTFIDGGQGGEGSKNALSALGAALNVSPEAFLKYKTALYAEKNHPEEADDAYAKDKKLIEVADQVPELKGNEKFRTAVKNGTYDRWTMEMTALFGRKGVTGTPAFLHGDKKLKLPPVPQKQMTKEQYQELATANFNKMIDDEFGPAKDAKK, from the coding sequence ATGAGCGACCGCAACAGCCAGGCGAGCAAGCAGGCGGCCCGCGAGCGGATCCGTGCCGAGCGCGAGCGGCAGAAGAAGAAGGAGAAGATCCGCCGGCAGCTCGTGGTGGGGGCCTCGGTGCTCGGTGTCCTCGTCATAGCCGGCGGCATCGGCTTCGGGATCATGAAGGCGAACGAGCCCACCGGCTGGGAGGCGGCCAAGGAGGCCGACCTGGTCAAGCCCGCCAACACCAGCGGCAAGAACGGCACCGAGATCGTCATCGGCAAGCCGGAGGCGAAGGAGACCCTGGAGGTCTTCGAGGACATCCGCTGTCCGGCCTGTGCGGGCTTCGAGCAGAGCGCGGGCCCGGCCCTACTGAAGGGCATGGAGGACGGCCGCTACAAGATCCGCTTCACCATGTACACCTTCATCGACGGCGGGCAGGGCGGCGAGGGCTCCAAGAACGCGCTCAGCGCGCTCGGCGCGGCCCTGAACGTCAGCCCGGAGGCGTTCCTCAAGTACAAGACCGCGCTGTACGCGGAGAAGAACCACCCCGAAGAGGCCGACGACGCCTACGCCAAGGACAAGAAGCTGATCGAGGTCGCCGATCAGGTGCCCGAGCTGAAGGGCAACGAGAAGTTCCGGACGGCGGTCAAGAACGGTACGTACGACCGCTGGACCATGGAGATGACCGCGCTCTTCGGCCGCAAGGGCGTGACCGGGACGCCGGCGTTCCTGCACGGCGACAAGAAGCTGAAGCTGCCGCCGGTCCCGCAGAAGCAGATGACCAAGGAGCAGTACCAGGAGCTGGCCACGGCCAACTTCAACAAGATGATCGACGACGAGTTCGGGCCCGCGAAGGACGCGAAGAAGTAG
- a CDS encoding dienelactone hydrolase family protein translates to MVSSSASPSAPSAKPSTVVLFHSVCGLRPAVHAAADRLRAAGHEVVVPDLFDGRTADTVEDGVAIKDEIGKDELLVRAVTAAAPYSDRGVVYAGFSFGGAVAQNLALGDEKARGLLLMHGTSDLADDAAVDELPVQLHVADPDPFEPHDWLNAWYLRMGRAGADVEVYRYPGAGHLFTDPDLPDYDEEAAESAWKVALGFLDSL, encoded by the coding sequence GTGGTCTCTTCGTCCGCCTCGCCGTCCGCGCCGTCCGCGAAACCCTCGACGGTTGTCCTGTTCCACTCGGTGTGCGGCCTGCGGCCCGCGGTGCACGCCGCCGCCGACCGGCTGCGCGCGGCCGGTCACGAGGTCGTCGTGCCGGACCTCTTCGACGGGCGGACCGCGGACACCGTCGAGGACGGCGTGGCGATCAAGGACGAGATCGGCAAGGACGAACTGCTGGTCCGTGCCGTGACCGCGGCCGCGCCGTATTCCGACCGGGGCGTGGTCTACGCGGGCTTCTCCTTCGGCGGCGCGGTCGCCCAGAACCTCGCCCTGGGCGACGAGAAGGCGCGCGGCCTGCTGCTGATGCACGGTACCTCGGACCTCGCCGACGACGCGGCGGTCGACGAGCTGCCCGTCCAGTTGCATGTCGCCGATCCGGACCCGTTCGAGCCGCACGACTGGCTGAACGCCTGGTACCTGCGGATGGGGCGGGCCGGCGCGGACGTGGAGGTCTACCGCTACCCGGGCGCCGGGCACCTGTTCACCGACCCGGACCTGCCGGACTACGACGAGGAGGCCGCCGAGAGCGCCTGGAAGGTCGCCCTCGGCTTCCTCGACTCGCTGTAA
- a CDS encoding DUF2252 domain-containing protein — MSSQLVPAPDAAQRGEEILAVFDTAFGELLAADPAAFRVKFRKMAASAFAFYRGTACLFYHDLHAQDGGPGSGPYEDERTGQVWIHGDLHAENFGTYMDATGRLIFNVNDFDEAYVGPFTWDLKRFAASVALIGYAKALSDEQISELVGIYAAAYRERIHALATGAKDDDVPPFTLDTAEGPLLGALRVARSLTRFGLLDSMTEIRDFERRFTSGGGTVELDAATRYKVLAAFDGYLETLPDSSLTRPDSYRVKDVVGRRGIGIGSAGLPSYNILLEGNSDALENDVVIYMKQAQTPAVSRHITDPRVRGYFRHEGHRTVISQRALQDHADPWLGWTELDGAGQLVAEISPYAVDLDWSDIDDLAEIAAVVADLGRATAAMHAAADDESGHSLVPFSTERAIDAAIAADEDGFGPLLVDFAHAYGARARADHQTFVDLFRNGRIPGL, encoded by the coding sequence ATGTCGTCCCAGCTCGTCCCGGCGCCGGACGCCGCTCAGCGCGGCGAGGAGATCCTCGCCGTCTTCGACACCGCCTTCGGGGAGCTGCTCGCCGCCGACCCGGCGGCCTTCCGGGTCAAATTCCGGAAGATGGCCGCCTCCGCCTTCGCCTTCTACCGGGGCACGGCCTGCCTCTTCTACCACGACCTGCACGCCCAGGACGGCGGCCCGGGCAGCGGTCCGTACGAGGACGAGCGCACCGGCCAGGTGTGGATCCACGGCGATCTGCACGCCGAGAACTTCGGCACGTACATGGACGCCACCGGCCGGCTGATCTTCAACGTCAACGACTTCGACGAGGCGTACGTCGGCCCCTTCACCTGGGACCTCAAGCGCTTCGCCGCCTCCGTCGCCCTGATCGGCTACGCCAAGGCGCTGAGCGACGAGCAGATCAGCGAGCTGGTGGGGATCTACGCCGCCGCCTACCGCGAGCGCATCCACGCCCTGGCCACCGGCGCCAAGGACGACGACGTGCCGCCCTTCACCCTGGACACCGCCGAGGGGCCGCTGCTGGGCGCGCTGCGGGTGGCCCGCTCGCTGACCCGCTTCGGCCTGCTGGACTCGATGACCGAGATCCGCGACTTCGAGCGCCGCTTCACCTCGGGCGGCGGCACGGTCGAGCTGGACGCCGCGACCCGCTACAAGGTCCTGGCGGCCTTCGACGGCTATCTGGAGACGCTGCCCGACTCCAGCCTGACCCGCCCGGACTCCTACCGCGTCAAGGACGTGGTGGGGCGCCGCGGCATCGGCATCGGTTCGGCGGGCCTGCCCTCGTACAACATCCTGCTGGAGGGCAACAGCGACGCCCTGGAGAACGACGTCGTGATCTACATGAAGCAGGCGCAGACCCCGGCGGTCTCCCGGCACATCACCGATCCGCGGGTGCGCGGCTACTTCCGGCACGAGGGGCACCGCACGGTGATCTCGCAGCGGGCCCTCCAGGACCACGCCGACCCGTGGCTGGGCTGGACCGAGCTGGACGGCGCCGGCCAGTTGGTGGCCGAGATCTCCCCGTACGCGGTCGACCTGGACTGGTCGGACATCGACGACCTGGCGGAGATCGCGGCGGTCGTCGCGGACCTGGGCCGGGCGACCGCGGCGATGCACGCCGCAGCGGACGACGAGAGCGGCCACTCCCTGGTGCCGTTCTCCACCGAGCGCGCCATCGACGCCGCCATAGCCGCCGACGAGGACGGCTTCGGCCCGCTGCTGGTGGACTTCGCGCACGCGTACGGAGCCCGGGCCCGCGCCGACCACCAGACGTTCGTGGACCTCTTCCGCAACGGCCGCATACCCGGTCTGTGA